GTTTTTGCATGGGCGATGGTTTTGAGGGATGGAAAAAGTTAAGTATTGCACGAAAAATCTGTACAGGTATGTTGTAGTATGATCTGTCTGGCAATACTGACCTGACATCGAGCTGTCAACCAAGGCTGGTTTCTGATCTTTAAAGTCTCACTGTGATCGAGAACGTTCTTATTAAAACTCCCTTCCTTTGTTGAAAAAAGCACTCGCAGCTCGCTATTCCGTTTTTGTCTTCGAAGTAGACCTAACGCTAGAAACCTTGGGCTAGTTGTTTAAAAGGAAGAGTAACTTAGGTCGGGGTGTCCTGAACGTTCTGAAGTGAATTGCTTTCTCCTCCAACTCTTTCCTTCTAGAATTAGATCTCTTGTCGCCAATTCACACCGAATTACAGAGGCTGGAAATATAGACGGAGTTTGGCAAGTTCATAAAATTTCCCAAACTCTCACCCCCTGTAGGAAAAATGAGTAATGGAAATTAAATTGATCACCGGTCCTTGAGAAAGATaagaaagctgatgtttcgattttagccctttgtcagagcgaaacCACAAAAGCATTTAGAAACCAACCCCGTAAGTAATCAGAATCGCAATCAGCGGTGGTAATAGTCACTTTGGCGTTTTACTATgcaagtctcacagttagaaattGAATTATCGAGTACGTACCAATATTGGAAATTTTCTGAGTGACCAAGCGAAGAAAAAAGGCCACATTGTATAGCAGTTTGGTGGCTATACTGATATTGGACTTCCCTTTCCTTTAGTTTGTCTGTGTCATTTCCGTTTGATTTCAAGGCCAGATGAAAcggaaaataaaacagaaacggCAAAACGACAGCAAATAGCAGTCCTCTGGTACAAGGGAGCTTGATTAAGGCAAGAACGACGACGGCGACTCTGAgaacgcaaaaacaaaacccaTGAGATTTAATTTAATAGCAAAAACtaaagctctgcacgccctgcacgtgcgttttgcattttggtaaaTTTACAAGCCGTTCTCTCCCTGGCAACGACGTCAAATGACTAATTTGGGGGTTAAAGTGGAGGACGCGAGCACCTAAAGAATAAATCAGTTTCAATTTTATATCTACATCTACAGGTAATGTTATCGTAGCCATCATCGGTCCTAGCCGAAGTTCTCCCCTAAAACGAAGCATCTCTCAGTCGCTCCAAACTACGTAAAAAAGACAGACTTTCATTTCAAATTGGCAGAGGAACATACCCGCGTTGCAGCCTATGAAATTGGTACCACTTTCAAAGGCACGATTTTTCGAGAAGTCAGAAGCATCCCCCTAACGAATCCTAACCTTGAAAGAACTGAAGACGTAAACCTCACCTGACCCCCCAACGGTAAATTCACAAGGTGTGCAACCCGCGTATTTTCCCGCCAAATTTAATGTGAACAGTAGCGAGTTAGTCAGCGAGTTACCTTGcgagttttcttatttttgtttcaacGGAATTTTACAAGCAACTAGTCTTTTCAGCAATTTTCATGTAACATAAACTGCTCGTTGAAACCGTCGTAATTTAGAGGATTATAAGCCGGTTTACGGCGGAGAATTGAAACCATAGACGCCACGAGGAGAACTACTTTCCTTTCAAATCGACGTTAATTTGTaagtttttagcttttattggGCTTATTTTGTTTGTCAATGGCAACGAACGGAAAAGTGAAGCGAATTGATTTGGATCATCTAATTCAGGAATTCACGCTATGGCAAAAGGTAAGCTTCTAAATGAGGAAATTTTGTGAGAGGTTTTTGGGTGTAGTATAGCGGAATATttatcagagtttttctgtatTTTGACTCGAAAAAATACAGCTTTATGCGCctatcaactcgaaacttcaacatcgaCCCCCTACCCcatccgggggggggggggggagcattTGATTTTTGGAGATTAAATCATTCAAATTCCcaccccctcgggccaaaatggtgttcaaatgccttACCCTATcttcggatttgtctgtcataccctttATATGATGATGCCGTTTTTGCCAGACTTGAGCTACtgaaaaaaacaactttaatattgaaactattaaaagtgacttgaaaattgaattaattaagtcgGACAATGTCAATAAGCAAGTATAAGCTGCTCTAACTCCGAGACACGGCAAAGGTTCTTTAACGAGGGAACTGTATTCTTATCAACAGTAGAGCCTAGAGCGTTTACgactgcattttttttttaattgttcagtgtcggttgattacctctaacagaaacgtacagctttcagagctttaacaatgaaatggagGCTGTGAAAAGGTACCATATTGTATTCACTCTATAGTGTGACAAAGACGAATTACGcagccaaaattcctttgaagacaacttttgaagatcttttttgtttgacaatcgctcacaaatgctatatctcttccttcaAACTCTTCTATCTCGTCCGAACACGTGTTTTAAAAtcgttagcgacttcggcgcccgaaaaataTAAAATCTGACatttccggttcaattttccccaccgcCCCcgggcaaaggtcaaattcctcACTTTCCGGGCACAGacgatagtcaaatgcccgggcttgGCCCGGGGAGGGATggtgaagtttcgatttgatcggcgcattataaCACCCCGAAACCACACGCCAAAACATCTAACTTCTAACTTACGATTTTTCGTCCAACTTGTACTGCAAGGTGTGGACATACCTTGGTGAATAAAAATTGAATAAAAAGGAGAAGGAGGACAGACGAAAAACGAGGACCGAAATGGGAAGCCTCCATTTTGTTCCAGTTGACAAAGTAAACAGGAGGCTGAAGGTAGCCTTTACTTTGGCCGACTTCCGTTTTAATTATCGCTAAAAGACGCTGACGGTCTTCTCAGATCACTTGAATGTGGAAAATTCGAAAATTCGAGTAAAGAGATTCATTGTAGTAGAAACAAGACAGTGAAACATCGACTCAAACTTTTCGATGTTCCTTAGCTCAATAGACCTATTTACAGtggtgtgcttagttacctggcctttaaatgaaagtgaggctggtgttgaccttgttatgatacagacctccctccttttcttacaatgtattttaatgatgttgttgtcatgctaattagtaagaatttacataagaaaggcagtgaggtttctatcaaaacgaggtcaactccagcctcactttcattcacaggccaggtaactaagcacacaactgtaaaatggactattggttttcccctctcttcaaaaaccaacatttgatttaatttgcgttgatttgttgatttcagtttacagtgtccccaattaattagtgttccagcgctagaagactagacactaacaaagttcctttcctttcctttcctgatACTCCTCGCAGTCTTTATTTATTGAAGTCATACTAATGAAGGCTTTTACTTTGACCTGAAATTTTGAACTAGACCCTGAGGGATTCTGTTCACGAGAACAACTGTTTGCAAATGGAAATTCGCTCTCTTATGAAGAAGGTACAATCGAGTGAGGAGGCTGAGAAGATTGCGCGTGAAGGTTAGACTAATGACACTGCAAAGAATGaatatgttttcaaatttaAGGGCGCTTGCCGGCCATCTGACATGCAAAACTGACCAGCCAGACCGGggatttggaaggactaacccTAATGCCTTCAAGTAAACACACTTgaaggatgatatatactcctccggaagaatgcgagggattatcatacAAGTGTTCCTTCAAGTTGTTGCGGCATTTTCTTTACAAACTGACGGCTCTTGCCGGCCAGTTCTaacaaatggaaagcgccctaagattATGATACCTGCGAAATTAAAAGTTCTCAAGGACCGTGGACCAGTGCAATTAAAACTTGTTTCCATTGAGAACGATCAAAATGCTTTTCTTTTAGAATTTTAACACTAAAAACTCAAATTTCCAGTGAGTGGAATTTCTGCCGCCTCTTTGGTGGATCAACTGTACCTGTAAAGCGGTTATTTCGATAATGGAGTAGAGCATACATATGTTGCAGGGGACTTCTCCGGTGAGGAGGTCTGTCCTTAGTCTGGTTGAGTGTGAGGCATCAAATGTAGACTGATGGCATCTACCCTAATGAAGATATTTAATCTCATCCGATTAGTTTCTTGTTGATTTACTTAGAGCCACTATAATGTTCTATTTCATGAAAGGATGTGCTCTATTTGTTCTCTCTTGATTATAAAGAAGCTGGAAGATTTAAAGACATGGTAGACAAGTTACAAGAAGTTATTTCAAAACGCTGTGATTACGAAGGTAAAAAGTCTTATCCTCAAAGACTGACAAGCAGTTGATGAGTATGGCTCAACGTTCTTTTTCCGACATGCTTTCAGACCAAAATGAAGAACTGAGAAAACAAATCGCAGGAATGAAGGACAAATCAAGCAAGATTGAGGAGGTAATCCAtgttttttttgcataattaaaatTAGCATAAGTGCTTCTCCTTTTTAGAACTATGGCGATATATGGCCAGCTTGAGTGACCGATGAATCTAATTTGACTGTGTCATACCAAGGGTTCTATACAAATACTTTACTTCCTTTGTTTTCTATTCATTTAAGGAACACAAAAAGCAAATTTCTGAAGCGCTAAAGAATCTCGAAACAGCTGACCAAGTCCACAAAGAAGAGGTCTTGAGAGTGAAAAAGGAAACCCTTCAACAAAGTAAGAACTGACGAAAGGCAGAAGTGATCTCCGCACTtataactggacaatttaaacacttttcttttttatagacacctgaaaaattcaggtggcttcaatggaattcgaacccatgacccatGACCCATGACCGTCGCGATGCGGTGCAATGCTTCACCAATTGAGACACGAAGACACCCAGTTGGCAGCGGATCAACCTGTTGGGcccatttgttcccgtgaaaggacttgatgaatgaaataaatatatgtagtatatactaaaacagtggatagcgttgaaggcgcgcgctgattggctactcaaactccggatatccattgctattcacctccaagcaatTCGCgtggaatttgcgcccgaaaaaattgtaatctttgcagaaataaatgaattaaaatcacctttttgtgcTACAtcatctcactgttttagtatatactaaaacaactatttacctcagtgtcggtggctagtgttGGCTAGTctcttcgcggctcggtaaatatccaccactagccacctccacttcggtggaTTTTGAAGTGCGCGAGCTATAGTCGAAAGTAAGAACTGATTACAATTCAAACACGGGttcttcttcgtcttccttTTTGTCAGGTAGGCGGCGAATTCGCTTTGTCACGTAGAAGTGAACTCTTAAAAAATCATTTAACCTGAGATGGATTCTCAGCATCTGGTAGAGTGTTATAATAGAAgggcaatctcgaccccagagctcttcttttGACTGAGGGAGGGGAAGGGTCAActcgaggctctggtgacgagaatgaatAGAAGGGTTTTAACCGACTTGAACtacaacattaaaaaaactGATATTTAACATTTATTCAATACCGGAGAAATGATCCAAGAAATAATGTGAAAAGAAATAAGAGAAACGGACCTCAAATCTCTTGGCAGTAATGTTTAACTTTATTTTCACCATGAAAGCTGAACTAACTGAGTCTATTCGGATTCCCATGCGCAACCTATGTCCATGCTATGCTAGATTCGAGGGGAGCCTGGAATGTACAAGTAAACTCATGCATAattgttgcatgttgttgctcAGTGTTGTGGTTGATGCTGCTGTTGTTGCTTTGTGTCTCAGGCAGAGGCGAGATTGATACACTGAAAAAGTCGTTAAAGGAAAGTGCAGATGAAGTTCAACAGCTTCAGAAACAGTTAACTGAAGTCAACCGTGCTAATCACACTGAAATAGTCAAACTTCAATTAGAGGTGAGATGATGAAAAAACACAACCAAAGGGATTTTTTTCTACGGTGAAATTCAGCTACCAGGGAGCTAATGATCAATTTTAATCCATTGTAATCTGAATGACTTCAACTTTTAGTATGACGCAAAACTGCAGAAACTTCAAAGGAACTGTGTGAGGACACAGAGTGGACAGGCTTCTAACGTCAATAATGACATATTCAGGAAGGTAAGTTAAATCAAAACTGGAATTGCTCGAGTTCCATCCTCACCGTCTCTGCGGCTGAACTTAAAATAGTTGAAAAGAAAGATGATTTCGTCTTCTCGAATAAGGCTGGTCTCATGATCCCAATCAGTTAAGTTACGTCAGTAGTACATAGATTAGCCCTTCTACGTCGGGTGGATCATGTGCATCTAGCGGACGAGCCGCATCCCAAGTCCCTAAGCTGAAACCCTCACCGGCCGGAGATACGGATCGATCCGCTAGACGTAAAACATCTATTTTagtttagtaaattttcagctccgactactgcatttctagctttttgattggctaaaaaactccgactatgagccaatagtcgaagttttacgtcatatggaaaatagtacgccaagatgctctttccggctGATTTGTAATATGCATTAAACAAAGCGAAAGCAAAAGGAGTAGAGAAGTTAACTTGCTAGTCATAGCTCGGACGTGGCTTGTTCCGCTTAAAGGCATGCATGATTGTTGCGAACTGTGGAGTTGAATTTTGCCTCCCAGAAGTAGTCTGAAGAACTATTGAAAACAGTTTTTTAAGCTCGTTATTCCACTGTAAAAAATAAATGTCACATCGTTGTAATTACTACAAAGGCAACAAGGATAAGCCTGAGGATGCATATATTAAAGTATCCAGAACCATCATTATCATTGCACAGATTTGATTATGTTAAatgtcttgttttcttttattcagAAACTACAATTTGCCAAAGCTGAGGCACAAAAGGAAATCGCTGCTCTCAAAAGTAAGGTGTCTGAACTTGAAAGAAAGCTTTCACTGCAACAGATGTCTGCTGCAAAGAGGAAGAGGTTTTAACCTTTGTGAACATTGTGGTGCCAAGCACCTATTTAGGTATTCAAAGATATACATTTGTTCAGGAAAACGCTTTGTTTTCCGCCATAACAGATATTGTATCAACTTTTAATTAAACTAACCTTCATTAAAAAAGTAATGAAGTAACGACGGATGCGTTGCTTGTAATGGTCTTGCGAGTTTTTCGAAGTTCGTTTTTAACATTTAAGCGTGggcaaataaaattaaatttagtgTAGTTGTTAACCACACTCGCGTGTATAATTGGGTggtaaataacaataattatcatatgacccgtacggccccgcgcgcgctttcattgcaaaactattgagaaaatccccgtgtGAGGGCCGTgcgcgatggcgcgagcagggccacggacctcgctgcgcacggctacgccatgacctcgggccaaatattttcccgtccggccctcccactcagtcaataagtacatagtatCATTAGGATGCATAGACGATAACTATGCTCACTACTAGACGACTATAGGTGAGGGGCGAGGCTTACGAGAGGCTTGTCTTAATCAACCGGCTTATTTCACAATCGTTACTAGGTTTGCATGGGTGTATTCTCTAGTCAATAGCGGTGGTCAATTCACATCATTTGACTCAGCCCACTCACTTTATATGCAAGATACTGTATCTCCTTACAAACAGCCTTTTCTTGGTCAGTTCTACAAACAACTGGAAAAATAAAGTCTTTGTTTTGGTAGCCGCTGACGGTCTTTTTTAGCACTGacggagtttaagaaacgaagaAGTCTGCCGACAATgacataaaaacaataatatcattggtttaattaaggaaaagtgaatcgtgctgcacgtgtggcacgcacgcattttagtacatttcgcGAATAactaaatttaaggttttgacgacaaccaGGGCATACAACAGCGGGAGGGTCTTTCACCGGCTCTTCGTACCAAACCAGATATAGGATCGTCCGCTCATACCGTGATATAACGTGAGCAATACGGAATACTCGGGTAGTTACTTGATGTgtctttttctattgtttcaatttttttttaaacaaggtataaaacgttcagtaattGTACAattaccctaaccctaatcctaaccctgaaggttttaccgtaTTTAGATAattttatgcaataaatgacaaaatactcCACGTATCTTCCAATACTCGAGGTCTCAAGGAATACTTATGATAACGCAGCTATATTTTTAGCGACTTTTTCGTTGCTGAAACCGTCTTCGTTTCTTAATCTCCATCATCAATTCGTGGCATCGACGATGtcggtagactttcatataccggaccaaaatggcggaagacaaaatagccattgttattctgattaggccttgtttattaggtattgttatgtttgctctgttttttttgttttgttttatggacgttAATTATtccggatccggtatatgaaagacaagcCACGATATCTTTGTATACCAATGTGTAGTTTCTGGAAATCCACTttcttttccttcaaatttGTGCTCTTTTCACCAAACACAAAAAAGGCCAACCGAACCAAGCCATACGTTACAATGGTGTAATTTTTTTACCCCTTCCCAACTCCTACATATGACTTGACACAGACAGTTTTATCATCCTCCTTATTCCTGTGGAAGGCCCTAGTTTTATAACGCCACGTTCGATCTTTGTCGCTTTCTATCCTGCGCAAGTCTGAGCCTTGGTCGAAAACCTGCTTTATGGCCTTTACTTTGGCTTGCACTATCATCAAAGCCAAACTTTGCCATGCAAAGAGGAAacggcgtttctaaaacgagggtaagggtaagaccaagggtgagGGTAAGGgcaaggatacgaatacagaaagtatcctaaaaatgtataaaagctaaccttaaacttttgtttaggcctaatgaggcctaaggttagcctttatgcatgtttaggatacgtCTTGTAGTCgaatccttacccttaccctgacccttggtcttaagccctggccaaacgaaacgcaagtcatcgcaagtcgACGCAAGTGTTGTAACTTGCGCTGACTTGCATACCGTTTGGCCATCCACTTGCATTCACTTGCGAAGACTTGCGACGACTTGCGTTTGatttgaacatgttcaaattttggacgcaagtCTGCCCAACTTGCGTCTCGTTTAGCCACTCAACGAAACGAACATTcgaacttttttggaaaccttTTAGCCAATCTGATGCCGCTGTTTGAGCAGGAATCTCAAACTATTTCGCGCCTTTCGCGCTTTCATTTTGACAAGATTGCTTCTGTCGTGGAGCAAAATTCGGAAAACTTAAGCCCCGAAGAGCTAAAAGTAAACAATTATAGGAATTTATAAAAACAtaagaaaagtgaaaaacattaCATGAGACCATGTATCGGTGCAAGTATTAGCAGGAGTTTCAGTTAAAGTAGCAGCTCTTCAGAGCCTGAGCCtaggaaaaagaacaaaaaacaaaaattctgctACTTTTGCAAAGGACTTGCGCTCAACTTGCgtctcgtttggccaccctatcgcaagtgaacgcaagtcttcgcaagtgagaacttgcgtcgacttgcgatgacttgcgtttcgtttggccagggctttacccttaccctcgttttagaaacgccgaAGAGGAAAAGATTTTAACTTTTGTCGTACCAGGCACCTCAGTTATTAATTGGAAGATATAAATGAGCTGTTTAACTAAAAAACCTTCGTTTTCGTTTGTAAAGTAATGTAGGAGCGATTGATGCGTTGCTTGTAGTGGTCTTGTGCGTTCTTTTCAAGCGCTTTTTGACGATTTAAAGCGTGCGTCGATAAATTCCTTTTTCCCTAGTCGTTGAGCATCCGTTCTGAACTAAAGAGAAGGTTTATTCAACCACTTGTGTAGTGTATAGGAGTAAGTAATAGACCACGTTCGATATAGCAATATTCACAGATGGCTACGAGACcttatggttaaatttgaatgggccggttgctcgaagcctggtaagagctacaattgtaggtatcagaacctataggtttccatggtatttaacgccggttggcgctaaccatgcttcgaccAACCGGCCCCtgttgtttagaaatctcccttgagacttgtgagacaaagaaaacaaaagtgaaccgtgaaatttgaccataaagcctcgtagccattcCTGAATATTGATTTATCGAACAGTACGAATTAGTAATTTGgctaataaacaaataaataaataaataaagtataaAAGAGCCGGGATGATTCAAATATAAAGAAGAACTTTCAAGTGGATTTAAGGAAGGACAATCGCACAATTTTACAAGAATGGATGCTGGGGTTGCTTTTTCTTCCCTTCGTCCTGCACCTACAGTTTATAAATTTTCCCGAAGAGCCTTTCCTTTGTGTACTTGACCAACTGTTGGCGTCTTCTGTGCTTTCAAGTGACCCTTGTAAGGCCGAGGAAATCCCATGGGTGACAACATAATCACTAACTACAAAACCgcgtttttcattgttttggttgttttgGAAACTAAATCTCTCATTTTCAGTTTGTGCTTATTAGCTTTGTttgcctttgaataaaaacttTTAGAGTGAGTGGTGGATGCTAAACTTGGAACTGAAAGCAGGGTAATCATTTTAAAGTTTACGACGTTCAAGGATTAGGTGCGCTGTGGTGTAGAGCATCGTTGGTTTAATTTTTCGTGGAGATCAGTGAAACAATTGGGCAGGTAGTTGTTTGATGATTTGGAAACTTATATTCTGAGGTCGGACAAATCAATTTGTTTGTAGAAAGATCTCAAGCTCATTGTGTTTGGATACAAGTGTTTGTACTTAGCAGTTTGAAATGAGGATGCTAAACCAAGGAGTTTGATGTTTATTAGTCTAAATCTAATTTGATAACGGGAAGACAAAAGATGCCCGAAACTACTCAAAGCTGCAACTAATTGGTCTCGATCACTTGGTTATCTCGTCTGATTAATGCAACTTGAATCGTGAGGAGGAAAAGACAATAATGGATAATTTAGAGCAGACCGATGTTGTCTCCAACATCAAAAGGACCTTGACCTGTCAAATTTGCCAGAACCTATTCGTTGATCCTCGGATACTTCCCTGTCTTCACACTTTCTGTTGTCAATGTGTTGAGTCTTTGGTTCGCAACCGACCTCTGAAAGACAAAACCCTAAAGTGCCCCACCTGTCAGTTGGAGACAGAGCTTGATAGTCGCGCTTCTGCAAGGACGCTACCGGCAAACTCTCTTCTCGTCTCGATGTTAGATTTTTTACTAATTCAAGAAGGAAAAACCATCAGGTGTGACATTTGCGATGACAGCGAGGAGTCACTAGCTAACGTTCGCTGCAGAGAATGTTCATTATACCTTTGTGGGCTGCACGAGGAAGCTCACAGGAGAGCAAGGGATACAAAACTACATGTGCTACTTGATCTAGGTGAGCTGTCTTTATTTCATCCAAAAGAATATCGTCATTCAGAGACCACCAGTTACTCAGTCTGTCATTTTATGATCTTTTAGTGACAGTCAGTAAGTCAAGGTCAGCCAGTCAGTCAAGACGACTGACTGGTCGGTCGTTGGGAATgtcagtcagtgagtcagtcaCTTTCAGTCATTATTTCAGTCATTGAATAAGTTGGTCCGCCAGTCAATTACCGAATCAGGCAGGCATTTCGTTCACTAGTCATTCTTTAAATCTGTTATATAATGAATCGATCTGC
This portion of the Montipora capricornis isolate CH-2021 chromosome 11, ASM3666992v2, whole genome shotgun sequence genome encodes:
- the LOC138023069 gene encoding coiled-coil domain-containing protein 152-like — encoded protein: MATNGKVKRIDLDHLIQEFTLWQKTLRDSVHENNCLQMEIRSLMKKVQSSEEAEKIAREEAGRFKDMVDKLQEVISKRCDYEDQNEELRKQIAGMKDKSSKIEEEHKKQISEALKNLETADQVHKEEVLRVKKETLQQSRGEIDTLKKSLKESADEVQQLQKQLTEVNRANHTEIVKLQLEYDAKLQKLQRNCVRTQSGQASNVNNDIFRKKLQFAKAEAQKEIAALKSKVSELERKLSLQQMSAAKRKRF